One genomic segment of Papaver somniferum cultivar HN1 unplaced genomic scaffold, ASM357369v1 unplaced-scaffold_6, whole genome shotgun sequence includes these proteins:
- the LOC113343556 gene encoding F-box/kelch-repeat protein At3g06240-like — translation MSYDDGQLDNFSEVYLYTAGSWSRGQNIPYSCSDGTDVVLLNGVLHWLGETVHWTGDTATREETIISFDINSEKFMDLPFPEGTMTCPEQRLDVQVLGDSLCLVSSVRKVRVDVWVTQSYGVRESWTKEFTITQEIITANPSSLKFYGFAKNCEILIQLDDCFGLYDRKNNSLRILNLNGTIDGYLFSESYVESLVSVTSTMEQKQKKYTGEVQDSHLEKISEVIMEAVADKEAKRKRNELTESNITSKRKRVITKNWMM, via the coding sequence ATGTCTTATGATGATGGCCAGCTTGACAATTTTTCTGAAGTTTACTTATACACAGCTGGTTCATGGAGTAGAGGCCAAAACATCCCTTATTCGTGTTCTGATGGGACTGATGTCGTGCTTCTGAATGGTGTTCTTCAttggttaggtgaaacagttCATTGGACTGGCGATACCGCCACTCGTGAAGAAACTATAATCTCCTTCGATATCAACAGTGAAAAGTTCATGGATTTGCCGTTTCCTGAAGGAACTATGACATGTCCAGAACAGCGTTTGGATGTCCAAGTGCTGGGAGATTCCCTTTGCTTAGTTTCTAGTGTCCGCAAGGTACGTGTTGATGTATGGGTTACGCAAAGTTATGGAGTGAGAGAATCTTGGACAAAGGAATTTACCATTACCCAAGAAATCATTACTGCAAATCCCAGTTCCTTAAAGTTTTATGGTTTTGCTAAAAATTGTGAGATTCTAATACAGCTTGATGATTGTTTCGGTTTATACGACCGAAAAAATAATAGCCTTAGGATCCTGAATTTAAATGGCACCATCGACGGTTACCTTTTTTCGGAGAGTTACGTGGAGAGCTTAGTTTCAGTGACAAGTACAAtggaacaaaaacaaaagaaatacacTGGTGAAGTTCAAGATTCTCATTTGGAGAAAATCTCTGAAGTTATAATGGAAGCAGTTGCAGATAAAGAAGCAAAACGCAAACGTAATGAATTAACTGAAAGTAATATTACTTCTAAAAGAAAACGAGTGATAACCAAGAATTGGATGATGTAA